In Propionimicrobium sp. PCR01-08-3, one DNA window encodes the following:
- a CDS encoding ABC transporter substrate-binding protein: MKPIRLLLSGLLALPVALAGCATGAGTDTDQTSSGQAGDEVSIVLDWTPNTNHTGIYVAQQKGYYADAGIDLDVLGYSQAGVESVMGSGGADFGFSGVETLAAARASDLDLTMVFNLQQRSSYGVAVRQDSDIESPKDLDGKTLAAYGAGATSFATTQMIQADGGEGNFDTVVVGTGALDAVVAGQADFAEALATWEVLQYELQGDEFRMFFPDDYGVPTSPALLGISARSELIADNPDLVTRFVQATEKGYEYAVDNPDDAAQILIDANPQVNLDPELTKASQQLLSSDYWPDAEGSVGHADLEAWQTYLDLLTAGGLVVGADGQPYTSKLDASELVTNEFLV, from the coding sequence ATGAAACCCATACGCCTGCTGCTATCGGGGCTTCTGGCGCTGCCGGTGGCACTGGCCGGCTGCGCCACCGGCGCTGGCACCGACACGGACCAGACTTCGTCCGGCCAGGCGGGCGACGAGGTGAGCATCGTGCTCGACTGGACGCCCAATACCAACCACACCGGCATCTATGTCGCGCAGCAGAAGGGCTACTACGCCGACGCGGGCATCGACCTCGATGTGCTCGGCTATTCGCAGGCCGGCGTGGAGTCGGTGATGGGGTCGGGCGGCGCGGATTTCGGTTTCTCAGGGGTGGAGACTCTCGCCGCCGCGAGGGCCTCCGATCTCGATCTGACAATGGTGTTCAACCTGCAGCAGCGCTCGTCCTACGGTGTGGCGGTGCGCCAGGATTCTGACATCGAGTCCCCGAAGGATCTGGACGGCAAGACGCTTGCCGCCTACGGTGCGGGAGCGACGAGTTTCGCCACCACGCAGATGATCCAGGCCGATGGTGGCGAGGGCAATTTCGACACCGTCGTGGTCGGCACCGGGGCCTTGGACGCAGTGGTCGCCGGCCAGGCAGATTTCGCCGAAGCGCTGGCCACCTGGGAGGTGCTGCAGTACGAGCTGCAAGGCGACGAATTCCGGATGTTCTTCCCGGACGACTACGGGGTGCCGACTTCCCCGGCGCTACTCGGGATCTCGGCGCGTTCCGAGCTGATCGCGGACAACCCGGACCTGGTGACCCGTTTCGTGCAGGCGACCGAGAAGGGCTACGAGTATGCGGTGGACAATCCCGACGATGCCGCACAGATCCTGATCGACGCCAACCCGCAGGTCAACCTCGACCCCGAACTCACCAAGGCGAGCCAGCAGCTGCTGTCGTCCGACTACTGGCCCGATGCCGAGGGCAGCGTCGGGCACGCCGACCTGGAGGCCTGGCAAACCTATCTGGACCTGCTGACCGCAGGTGGCCTGGTCGTGGGCGCGGACGGCCAGCCCTATACCTCAAAGCTGGATGCTTCCGAGCTGGTCACCAATGAATTCCTGGTTTGA
- a CDS encoding ABC transporter permease, with protein sequence MNALRARAAQGPDRCASGDALGVPGAHGPSALSSDDAQDDEPDHESLDLQPASTASGKMKPRGSRRSKRLGLVGPSVGLAVLVLVAWELVVRLAHVRLQILPAPSVIVRSGMADLPDLLAATKVTAAEVALGLGVAIAVGVFGAYLLWLLPRFGRAASPLLVISQTVPMIAIAPLMVIWFGFDATAKVLLVALFGFFPIIIALSRGLSAPNQEQVDVAATLGASTWWILLHLRTPAAARQLMSGLRIAVTYAPATAATAEFVGARQGLGIYLLSAQASFRTDLVFVGAFVLTVMTLLLYLAVAGCERLLVPWQRAVQS encoded by the coding sequence ATGAATGCTCTGCGGGCCAGGGCCGCGCAAGGTCCTGATCGGTGCGCGTCGGGCGATGCCCTCGGCGTACCCGGGGCTCATGGGCCGTCGGCCCTGTCGTCCGATGATGCACAGGACGACGAGCCAGACCACGAGTCACTCGACCTGCAACCAGCGTCGACGGCAAGCGGCAAGATGAAGCCCCGCGGTTCTCGGCGAAGCAAACGCTTGGGGCTGGTGGGGCCGTCGGTCGGGCTGGCAGTGCTGGTTTTGGTTGCTTGGGAGTTGGTGGTGCGGCTGGCACACGTCCGGCTGCAGATCCTGCCTGCGCCCTCGGTGATCGTGCGATCGGGAATGGCCGACCTGCCCGATCTGCTCGCCGCAACCAAGGTGACGGCCGCCGAGGTTGCGCTGGGGCTGGGCGTGGCGATAGCGGTGGGCGTGTTCGGCGCCTATCTGCTGTGGCTGCTTCCGCGGTTCGGACGCGCGGCCTCGCCGCTGCTGGTGATATCGCAGACGGTGCCGATGATCGCGATCGCACCGTTGATGGTGATCTGGTTCGGATTCGATGCGACCGCGAAAGTGCTGCTGGTCGCGTTGTTCGGATTCTTCCCGATCATCATCGCGCTCAGCCGCGGGCTTTCCGCGCCGAATCAAGAACAGGTTGATGTCGCTGCCACCCTCGGCGCATCGACGTGGTGGATTCTGCTGCACCTTCGCACCCCGGCCGCCGCCCGGCAACTAATGTCGGGCCTGCGCATCGCCGTCACTTACGCTCCCGCCACGGCCGCTACCGCCGAGTTCGTCGGAGCCCGGCAGGGGCTCGGCATCTACCTGCTCAGCGCGCAGGCATCGTTTCGCACCGATTTGGTCTTCGTCGGCGCCTTCGTGCTCACCGTCATGACGTTGCTGCTCTATTTGGCGGTTGCCGGCTGCGAGCGGCTGCTGGTGCCCTGGCAACGGGCGGTGCAGTCGTGA
- a CDS encoding ABC transporter ATP-binding protein → MSMKIRDDGYLLRLHQVGRTFSDPCVHALGAVDLDLHRGQAVSIVGPSGCGKSTLLRIIAGLDEPSTGSLTWSGAPLGPKVALMPQGLGLYDWNRVWENVALAARIAGRPRAEAKREAVALLAEFGLDEFADAWPAQLSGGMRSRVAFLRTMLARPALMALDEPFGALDALTRVQLQHWLLTAAADRDLTLVLVTHDVDEAILLADRVLVMSPRPGRIIADLDVRLDDRTAVSVRDDPDYRRVRKAVQAALAGRQIV, encoded by the coding sequence ATGAGTATGAAGATTCGCGACGACGGATACTTGCTGCGATTGCATCAGGTCGGCCGAACCTTCTCCGATCCCTGCGTGCATGCTCTCGGCGCGGTCGACCTGGACCTGCATCGGGGACAGGCGGTCAGCATCGTCGGGCCGTCCGGCTGCGGCAAGTCGACATTGCTGCGGATCATCGCCGGCCTGGATGAACCGAGCACGGGGTCACTGACCTGGTCAGGTGCCCCGCTCGGCCCGAAGGTCGCGTTGATGCCTCAAGGCCTCGGGCTTTACGACTGGAACAGGGTCTGGGAGAACGTGGCTCTCGCGGCGCGGATAGCCGGGCGTCCACGCGCGGAAGCCAAACGCGAAGCCGTGGCGCTGCTGGCAGAGTTCGGCCTGGACGAATTCGCGGACGCCTGGCCCGCGCAACTGTCCGGCGGTATGCGCTCGCGTGTCGCCTTCTTGCGGACGATGCTCGCCAGGCCCGCGTTGATGGCATTGGACGAACCGTTCGGCGCGCTGGACGCGCTGACCCGCGTCCAACTACAACACTGGTTGCTGACCGCGGCCGCCGACCGTGACCTCACTCTGGTGCTGGTCACCCACGACGTGGACGAGGCGATTCTGCTTGCCGACCGGGTGCTGGTGATGTCACCGAGACCCGGACGAATAATTGCCGATCTTGATGTGCGGTTGGACGATCGCACGGCTGTGTCGGTACGCGACGATCCCGATTACCGCCGGGTACGAAAAGCTGTGCAGGCGGCCCTTGCCGGCAGGCAGATCGTGTAG
- a CDS encoding ABC transporter substrate-binding protein, with the protein MKLTRMRLEYVNPWPNHAGMFIARKKGWYADKGLDVDIVWDGWDRGTPVALANRGEFQFASVRLGELLETRQSSNPFVAVATFNQNQLGGVITVKSSGIRSFADLEGKTVSIPPAPRLTEMVREAMTVEGADYDKVNVQDPSPYEPDIRAVERGRYDAVFNVLGWESYQGSAPYDELVQLSFDEVGVTPHHAYFLCVRQQLLDEQPELVRDFVSATSRGYDFARDHQDESLQIMAPTMCNVEPEALSASLKYMSSTWHGPNGRWGEISEPLLYSYTKWMIDGGFCSASVDDIPGAWTNDFLPRA; encoded by the coding sequence ATGAAATTGACCCGGATGCGCCTGGAGTATGTGAACCCGTGGCCCAACCATGCAGGCATGTTCATCGCCCGCAAGAAGGGCTGGTATGCCGACAAGGGGCTCGATGTCGACATCGTCTGGGACGGCTGGGATCGTGGGACCCCGGTCGCCTTGGCGAACAGGGGCGAGTTCCAGTTTGCCTCGGTGCGGCTGGGGGAGCTGCTGGAGACCCGGCAGTCATCCAATCCGTTCGTGGCGGTGGCCACCTTCAACCAGAATCAGTTGGGTGGGGTGATCACCGTGAAGTCATCGGGTATCCGCAGCTTCGCCGACCTCGAAGGAAAGACGGTGTCCATTCCGCCGGCGCCCAGGCTGACCGAGATGGTTCGCGAGGCGATGACAGTCGAGGGTGCCGACTACGACAAGGTAAACGTGCAAGATCCGAGCCCGTACGAACCGGATATCCGCGCCGTCGAGCGTGGACGCTACGACGCCGTGTTCAACGTGTTGGGCTGGGAGTCGTACCAGGGGTCTGCTCCCTACGACGAGTTGGTGCAGCTGAGCTTCGACGAGGTGGGTGTCACCCCGCACCACGCATACTTCTTGTGTGTGCGCCAACAGCTGCTGGACGAGCAGCCCGAGCTGGTTCGTGACTTCGTCTCCGCAACCTCGCGCGGCTACGACTTCGCCCGCGATCACCAGGACGAGTCTCTTCAGATCATGGCCCCCACCATGTGCAATGTAGAACCCGAAGCACTTTCTGCCTCGCTGAAGTACATGAGCTCGACGTGGCATGGTCCGAACGGTCGCTGGGGCGAGATCAGCGAGCCGCTGCTGTATTCGTACACGAAGTGGATGATCGACGGCGGCTTCTGCAGCGCAAGCGTGGACGACATCCCCGGCGCCTGGACGAACGACTTCCTGCCCCGAGCGTAG
- a CDS encoding TetR/AcrR family transcriptional regulator, which yields MESEQHVPRLLTLAWGVAVAPQRGPKRELTHERIVEAAMDIADAEGLQAVTMQRVAKSFGFTTMAMYRYVASKDDLYRLMADAVTADQQWALDDNDWKAGLTEWVRQLDEAYRRHPWVLDIPVSQESMLMPGNIRVADAGMRAMRSLKATPSEKTAIIMTSSALVRGLAAVLRGMNSEQDQINESTKELICSMVVDAHLIDIEPLLRDGVYFAEPPREPAGTEQPDDTQIAWQLVAEGIEHSFGTREAEPPRTPPDRTPDQIVGDAEAELQRAVALRKAAQRRVGQLEKAEARARAARDKAKTAAKEAAKSAGA from the coding sequence ATGGAATCGGAGCAGCACGTGCCACGCCTGCTGACCCTGGCTTGGGGTGTGGCGGTCGCGCCTCAACGTGGGCCCAAGCGAGAACTCACTCATGAGCGGATCGTCGAGGCCGCCATGGACATCGCCGACGCCGAAGGCCTGCAGGCCGTGACGATGCAACGGGTCGCCAAGAGTTTCGGCTTCACCACGATGGCGATGTACCGCTATGTCGCGTCGAAGGACGACCTCTACCGGTTGATGGCCGATGCCGTCACCGCCGACCAGCAATGGGCACTCGATGACAATGACTGGAAAGCCGGTCTGACCGAATGGGTCAGGCAACTCGACGAGGCCTATCGACGCCACCCCTGGGTGCTCGACATTCCCGTCTCGCAGGAGTCGATGCTGATGCCCGGGAACATCCGGGTGGCCGACGCCGGCATGCGGGCGATGCGATCGCTGAAGGCGACACCATCGGAGAAGACCGCCATCATCATGACATCGTCTGCCCTGGTCAGAGGCCTTGCGGCGGTGCTGCGGGGGATGAACTCCGAACAGGATCAGATCAACGAGTCCACCAAGGAACTGATCTGCTCCATGGTGGTCGACGCCCACCTGATCGATATCGAACCGCTCCTGCGCGACGGCGTCTACTTCGCCGAGCCACCCCGTGAGCCGGCCGGCACAGAACAGCCTGATGACACGCAGATCGCCTGGCAACTCGTGGCCGAAGGAATCGAGCACAGCTTCGGCACCCGGGAGGCCGAGCCGCCCCGGACACCTCCCGATCGAACCCCCGATCAGATCGTGGGCGATGCCGAGGCCGAGCTCCAAAGGGCCGTTGCGCTGCGCAAGGCGGCCCAGCGGCGCGTCGGGCAGCTCGAGAAGGCCGAGGCTCGGGCCCGCGCCGCACGCGACAAGGCGAAGACGGCCGCCAAGGAGGCCGCCAAAAGCGCTGGGGCCTGA
- a CDS encoding ATP-binding cassette domain-containing protein, with translation MTDAIEVVGLTKAYREPVLTGLDLTVRKGVVALLGANGAGKTTLISILTTLIRPDAGTARICGADVVRDAVEVRRRIAVTGQQTTLDDMLTGRENLVMLGRLLGLGRSAGGRADELIDRFGLMDAASRVVSTYSGGMRRRLDLAASLVSRPTVLFLDEPTTGLDPTSRRLVWNDVRALAAGGTTVLLTTQMLDEAEALADRIVVLRRGRLVADGTASELAALVGGQRLVLSDAEGRQVRSIETDGSAASVGAAVAALGDEERQLHINLRQPSLDDAFVALTAGDREVAA, from the coding sequence ATGACGGACGCGATAGAGGTCGTGGGCCTCACGAAGGCCTATCGAGAACCCGTGCTGACCGGTCTCGATCTGACCGTCCGTAAGGGGGTGGTGGCCCTGCTGGGTGCCAACGGGGCAGGCAAGACGACGCTGATCTCGATCCTGACCACGCTCATCCGACCCGATGCCGGCACGGCACGGATCTGTGGCGCGGATGTCGTCCGGGATGCCGTTGAGGTCCGGCGTCGCATCGCTGTGACGGGTCAGCAGACCACTCTCGACGACATGCTCACCGGACGCGAGAACCTGGTGATGCTGGGGCGCCTGCTCGGACTGGGGCGGTCGGCGGGCGGTCGTGCCGATGAGCTGATCGACCGGTTCGGGTTGATGGATGCCGCGTCGCGGGTAGTCAGCACCTATTCGGGCGGGATGCGGCGCCGCCTCGACTTGGCTGCGTCTCTGGTGTCGCGTCCCACTGTGCTCTTCCTCGACGAACCCACGACCGGGCTGGATCCGACGAGCCGCCGACTGGTGTGGAATGACGTTCGCGCGCTGGCCGCAGGGGGCACCACGGTGTTGCTCACCACGCAGATGCTCGATGAGGCGGAGGCGCTCGCCGACCGGATCGTCGTGCTGAGACGAGGGCGGCTGGTGGCCGACGGTACCGCGTCCGAACTAGCCGCGTTGGTCGGAGGACAACGGCTGGTGCTGTCGGACGCCGAGGGGCGCCAGGTGCGCAGTATCGAGACCGACGGGTCGGCAGCGTCGGTCGGCGCGGCCGTCGCTGCTCTCGGAGATGAGGAACGTCAGTTACATATCAATCTGCGGCAGCCATCACTGGATGATGCTTTCGTCGCGCTCACTGCCGGCGATCGTGAGGTGGCGGCATGA
- a CDS encoding ABC transporter permease → MTSATSLTAPSTRLQPGTGVARSSAVFISRSLRHSLRDGEGLLMAVALPVMLMLLFTLIFGGAIGGDGYIDFVVPGVILLCAAYGASSVAVSVNRDITLGAMRRFRTMPIRSATVLFGHVVASVLRNLLATAIVVGVAVAIGFRPGAGFGEWLAALGLVTAWILAITMLFAFIGLVSTSPEAANGYGFILLFLPYLSSAFVPISTMPSWLQPVARYQPINPLVEAIRGLLMGGTIPIGQAVTWCVGIVAVSLALIAWRFPKGRDR, encoded by the coding sequence ATGACCTCGGCAACATCACTGACAGCCCCCTCGACCCGCTTACAGCCCGGCACAGGGGTGGCGCGATCGAGCGCGGTGTTCATCTCGCGCAGTCTGCGGCACAGCCTGCGCGACGGGGAGGGCCTGCTCATGGCCGTGGCCCTGCCTGTGATGCTCATGCTGCTGTTCACCTTGATCTTCGGCGGCGCGATCGGGGGAGACGGCTACATTGATTTCGTCGTCCCGGGCGTGATCTTGCTATGCGCAGCCTACGGAGCCTCGTCGGTGGCGGTCTCGGTGAATCGTGACATCACCCTCGGCGCTATGCGCAGGTTTCGGACGATGCCGATCCGGTCGGCAACCGTGCTGTTCGGTCATGTGGTGGCCAGCGTGCTGCGTAATTTGCTGGCCACGGCGATCGTCGTCGGTGTCGCCGTGGCGATCGGTTTCCGGCCGGGTGCGGGCTTCGGGGAATGGCTGGCAGCACTGGGGCTGGTGACGGCGTGGATCCTGGCGATCACCATGCTGTTTGCCTTCATCGGGTTGGTGAGTACCAGCCCGGAGGCTGCCAACGGCTACGGGTTCATCCTGCTCTTCTTGCCTTATCTGTCCAGTGCCTTTGTGCCGATCTCGACGATGCCGAGTTGGCTGCAGCCGGTCGCGCGATATCAGCCGATCAACCCTTTGGTGGAAGCGATTCGCGGGCTGCTGATGGGCGGGACTATTCCGATCGGACAAGCGGTGACATGGTGTGTGGGTATCGTCGCCGTGTCGCTGGCACTCATCGCCTGGAGATTTCCCAAAGGACGCGACCGCTGA
- a CDS encoding single-stranded DNA-binding protein — MDVSITITGNLGTEVDYKATENFSRASFRMACTPRLRRGDTWIDGYTTWMNVECTNRLADNVRDSLSKGDPVIVFGKLRTRVWESEGARHEKLVVEASAIGHDLGRGTSAFTRVAFARQPDDAAQAGDQNADGDDRIADHEREPVAVPA, encoded by the coding sequence ATGGACGTATCAATCACGATCACCGGGAATCTTGGCACCGAGGTCGATTACAAGGCGACCGAAAACTTCAGTAGAGCAAGCTTCCGGATGGCATGCACGCCACGGCTACGTCGTGGTGACACCTGGATCGACGGCTACACCACCTGGATGAACGTGGAATGCACGAACCGGCTGGCCGACAATGTCCGGGATTCATTGTCCAAGGGTGACCCGGTCATTGTCTTCGGCAAATTGCGCACGAGAGTCTGGGAGTCGGAAGGTGCCAGGCACGAGAAGTTGGTTGTCGAGGCCAGCGCGATCGGGCATGATCTGGGCCGCGGCACCAGTGCCTTCACCAGGGTCGCGTTCGCTCGGCAGCCGGACGATGCGGCGCAAGCCGGCGATCAGAACGCTGACGGAGACGACAGGATTGCAGACCACGAGCGCGAGCCCGTAGCTGTACCGGCATGA
- the ettA gene encoding energy-dependent translational throttle protein EttA has protein sequence MAEFIYTMHNVRKTIGEKLILDDVTLSFYPDAKIGVVGPNGAGKSTLLKVMAGLEPINNGEAQLAKGATVGILQQEPPLTAGKTVLENIEEGVAEVKGMLTRFNEVSEAMADPDADFDALLAEMGELQTELDTRNAWDIDSQLEQAMDALGCPPPDTVVDILSGGERRRVALCKLLLEQPDLLLLDEPTNHLDAESVNWLEGHLKTYPGAVLCVTHDRYFLDNVVGWICEVDRGRLYGYEGNYSAYLETKRKRLTIEGQKDAKRAKILERELDWVRSSPKARQAKNKARLARYEELAAEAERNRKIDPAEINIPPGPRLGTVVLEVNDLHKGFDDRVLINGLTFDLPRAGIVGVIGPNGVGKSTLFKMIVGEEEPDSGTLKLGDTVSLSYVDQGRSGLDPDKNVWEVVSDGLDYIKVGNFEMPSRAYVASFGFKGPDQQKPSGVLSGGERNRLNLALTLKQGGNLLLLDEPTNDLDVETLQSLEDALLEFPGCAVVISHDRWFLDRVATHILAWEGDDDEGMPRWFWFEGNFADYEKNKVERLGEEASRPHASKHRRLMRV, from the coding sequence ATGGCCGAGTTCATCTACACCATGCACAACGTCCGCAAGACGATCGGCGAGAAGCTGATCTTGGACGATGTCACCCTGTCGTTTTATCCGGACGCCAAGATCGGTGTCGTCGGCCCGAATGGCGCCGGTAAGTCGACGCTGCTCAAAGTGATGGCAGGTCTGGAGCCCATCAATAACGGGGAAGCCCAGCTGGCCAAGGGCGCCACGGTCGGCATCCTTCAGCAGGAACCGCCGCTGACGGCCGGTAAGACCGTTCTGGAGAACATTGAGGAGGGCGTCGCCGAGGTTAAGGGCATGCTGACACGCTTCAACGAGGTCTCCGAGGCGATGGCAGACCCGGACGCCGACTTCGACGCCTTGTTGGCCGAGATGGGGGAGCTGCAGACCGAGCTTGATACCCGCAACGCCTGGGATATCGACTCCCAGCTCGAACAGGCGATGGACGCACTCGGCTGCCCGCCGCCGGACACCGTCGTTGACATATTGTCGGGTGGCGAACGCCGCCGAGTGGCGCTGTGCAAGCTGCTCTTGGAGCAACCCGACCTGCTGCTTTTGGATGAGCCGACCAACCACCTGGATGCCGAATCGGTGAACTGGCTGGAGGGCCATCTCAAGACCTATCCGGGCGCTGTGCTATGTGTCACCCACGACCGGTACTTCCTGGACAACGTGGTCGGATGGATCTGTGAGGTTGACCGTGGGCGCCTCTACGGCTACGAGGGCAACTATTCGGCGTATCTCGAGACCAAGCGCAAGCGCTTGACGATCGAGGGCCAGAAGGACGCCAAGCGCGCCAAGATCTTGGAGCGAGAGCTCGACTGGGTGCGCTCCTCGCCGAAGGCCCGTCAGGCCAAGAACAAGGCCCGATTGGCCCGTTACGAAGAGCTGGCAGCCGAGGCCGAGCGCAACCGCAAGATCGATCCGGCCGAGATCAACATCCCGCCGGGACCGCGTTTGGGCACCGTCGTGCTCGAGGTGAACGACCTGCACAAGGGCTTCGACGACCGCGTGTTGATCAATGGCTTGACCTTCGATTTGCCGCGCGCCGGCATCGTCGGTGTCATCGGGCCCAACGGTGTCGGCAAGTCGACGCTGTTCAAGATGATCGTTGGCGAGGAAGAGCCTGATTCGGGCACCTTGAAGCTTGGCGACACGGTTTCGCTCAGCTACGTCGATCAGGGACGCTCAGGCCTCGATCCCGACAAGAATGTCTGGGAGGTCGTCTCCGACGGACTCGACTACATCAAGGTCGGCAACTTCGAGATGCCGAGCCGCGCCTACGTGGCGTCCTTCGGCTTCAAGGGCCCTGACCAGCAGAAGCCGTCAGGTGTGCTGTCCGGTGGCGAGCGCAACCGACTGAATCTGGCGTTGACGCTGAAGCAGGGCGGCAACCTGCTGCTGCTCGATGAGCCCACCAACGACCTGGACGTCGAAACTCTGCAGAGCCTCGAGGACGCGCTACTCGAGTTCCCCGGCTGTGCCGTGGTGATCTCCCACGATCGCTGGTTCCTCGACCGGGTCGCGACCCACATTCTCGCCTGGGAAGGCGACGACGACGAGGGCATGCCGCGCTGGTTCTGGTTCGAGGGAAACTTCGCCGATTACGAGAAGAACAAGGTCGAGCGGCTCGGCGAAGAAGCTTCGCGTCCACATGCCAGCAAGCATCGCCGCCTGATGCGCGTCTGA
- a CDS encoding FCD domain-containing protein: protein MTSSSRYRIRTDQPAATPSGGLLQREVVERLGREIVTSRYSSGTVLRMDELAGDFGVSRSVIREAISVLAGSGLVQSRKHRGTVVQERKMWNALAPDVISWHLDDPAQRDAQFRALVELRTAIEPPAAYLAALHIEPDQAKQLIQLATVMVNAGEAGRIDTFVDADLVFHSLVLQGSGNPLFASLEQILNEILAGKYRLGLMPIVPDPVASRRHLELAEAIASHDADSAGKACRFIVQQSADELEQGQAHG from the coding sequence GTGACCTCATCGAGCAGATATCGCATCCGCACCGATCAGCCTGCGGCTACGCCATCGGGAGGCCTTCTGCAACGAGAAGTGGTTGAACGACTTGGCAGAGAGATCGTTACCAGCCGGTACTCGAGTGGCACGGTGCTTCGCATGGACGAGCTCGCGGGCGACTTCGGTGTGTCACGATCAGTTATCCGTGAAGCAATCAGTGTCTTGGCAGGCAGCGGCCTCGTCCAGTCGCGCAAGCACCGCGGAACCGTGGTGCAAGAGCGCAAGATGTGGAACGCGCTCGCGCCTGACGTTATCTCCTGGCATCTCGACGACCCAGCACAACGCGATGCCCAATTCCGCGCCTTGGTTGAATTACGCACGGCAATCGAGCCGCCCGCCGCCTATTTAGCCGCGCTGCACATCGAGCCTGACCAGGCAAAGCAGTTAATTCAGCTTGCGACTGTCATGGTCAACGCAGGTGAAGCGGGCAGGATCGACACGTTCGTCGACGCGGACCTGGTCTTTCACTCATTGGTGCTCCAAGGTTCCGGGAATCCGCTGTTTGCCAGTCTTGAACAGATTCTGAACGAGATACTTGCAGGGAAATACCGACTCGGCCTCATGCCGATCGTCCCTGACCCTGTCGCCAGTCGTCGGCACCTTGAACTTGCCGAGGCAATAGCCTCACATGACGCAGACAGTGCAGGAAAGGCATGCCGATTTATCGTTCAACAGTCAGCTGACGAGCTGGAACAAGGTCAAGCCCATGGCTGA
- a CDS encoding extracellular solute-binding protein translates to MKRLPAMGIAFAMAVPLAMSGCGGEASEESSDVVHVTLANHVWTENIKAQFDDFTAQTGIEVDLTQLGEDQLSDQYNVKLNAGSEDIDVMMYRPLQEGKMFAHNGWMADLSDKVTSNSDWEWEDYQEGPVTATTYEGKVVGVPIITETEVLYYRTDLLESSGYDAPPQTLDELQEMAAQIHEDNPDVAGFVARTGRTAAVTQFSSFLFSYGGDFDDGSGNATLDTQAAQDAYEMYGGLIRDYGPANVSTDMSWPEAMAVFTQGQAAFYVEANSLYKNATDPANSQVSDTVGFSAFPAGPAGSKPYNIPAWALGVNEGSSNIDNAWKFIEWATSKDQTLLNQQAGVPSARTSVWNNPEATKDYPADLVAAAQAGAEAGIGHDRPLVVQVAKAREVVGQPIVDAITGKDIESAIATAQSDYQGFLDGEE, encoded by the coding sequence GTGAAACGCCTACCTGCAATGGGCATCGCATTCGCGATGGCTGTGCCGCTTGCAATGTCGGGATGCGGTGGTGAAGCATCTGAGGAATCGAGTGATGTCGTCCATGTGACACTCGCCAACCACGTCTGGACCGAGAACATCAAGGCACAATTCGATGATTTCACCGCTCAAACCGGTATCGAGGTGGACCTAACTCAGCTTGGTGAAGACCAGTTATCGGACCAGTACAACGTCAAACTCAATGCAGGCTCTGAGGACATCGACGTAATGATGTACCGGCCGCTCCAGGAGGGCAAGATGTTTGCCCACAACGGATGGATGGCCGACCTGTCTGACAAAGTCACCAGCAATTCAGATTGGGAGTGGGAGGACTATCAAGAGGGTCCTGTCACGGCCACTACCTATGAAGGGAAAGTCGTAGGTGTCCCTATTATCACCGAGACAGAAGTGCTCTACTATCGCACTGATCTGTTGGAAAGTTCGGGGTACGACGCTCCGCCGCAGACTTTGGATGAACTGCAAGAGATGGCGGCCCAGATTCACGAAGACAATCCGGATGTCGCCGGTTTTGTCGCGCGCACCGGACGCACCGCGGCCGTCACGCAGTTTTCCAGCTTCTTGTTCAGCTACGGTGGCGATTTTGACGACGGCAGCGGTAACGCCACTTTGGACACCCAAGCCGCGCAAGACGCATATGAGATGTACGGAGGTTTGATCCGCGATTATGGCCCGGCGAACGTCAGCACTGATATGAGCTGGCCCGAGGCAATGGCTGTTTTCACCCAGGGCCAAGCGGCCTTCTATGTGGAAGCCAATTCTCTGTATAAGAATGCTACGGATCCAGCGAACTCTCAGGTTTCCGATACTGTTGGATTCTCGGCATTCCCTGCGGGGCCGGCCGGATCAAAGCCATACAACATTCCGGCATGGGCCTTGGGAGTTAACGAGGGATCGTCGAATATTGATAATGCTTGGAAATTCATCGAATGGGCGACAAGTAAGGATCAGACGCTGCTCAATCAACAGGCGGGTGTCCCAAGTGCGAGGACCTCGGTTTGGAATAATCCGGAGGCAACCAAGGACTATCCGGCTGATCTGGTAGCCGCTGCTCAGGCAGGTGCCGAGGCGGGCATTGGGCATGACCGGCCGTTGGTCGTTCAAGTGGCAAAGGCTCGTGAGGTCGTTGGCCAGCCAATCGTCGATGCGATCACGGGAAAGGACATCGAGTCAGCGATAGCGACCGCTCAGTCCGACTATCAAGGCTTCTTGGACGGCGAGGAGTAG